Proteins from a single region of Argopecten irradians isolate NY chromosome 7, Ai_NY, whole genome shotgun sequence:
- the LOC138326691 gene encoding leucine-rich repeat-containing protein 59-like isoform X2, translating into MGGRRRKRSKNSGVTPPSKSRVGTHAALPKATRLDLSCNAITSLPDPFCSLAHLVKIDLSKNQLQELPHQFGQLQNLQHLDLLGNQLSVLPISFFQLRKLKWLDLKDNPMKEDLKKVAGDCLDEAQCKKCAQRVLDYMKGINSAVEREKQRKLTIQREREAAEKALEEEEMQLKRERRKQAKLERQRIQQLEQQQNHQQPQNTFEDEEEEVEEVEANGTHQKAQTRQKGGGCCSWIMWMAILSLVIALFIGAFNVYQKEIEANPVYSQHVKPVWDKYGSPHWNTYIIPPWKMYGDPTWQKVKSFCVEKIKQVQEFINEKLSSEEKTNKKSKAKKSKDKNKS; encoded by the exons ATGGGAGGAAGAAGAAGGAAACGAAGCAAAAATTCTGGTGTGACCCCACCCAGTAAGTCACGAGTCGGAACACAC GCAGCGTTACCGAAAGCAACACGACTAGACCTGTCATGTAATGCCATAACAAGCCTACCT GATCCTTTCTGCAGCCTCGCACATCTTGTGAAGATTGACTTGAGTAAGAACCAGCTCCAGGAACTCCCACATCAATTCGGTCAACTTCAGAATCTTCAGCATCTAGACCTTCTTGGAAACCAGCTCTCGGTCCTCCCCATTAGCTTCTTCCAGCTACGTAAACTAAAATGGCTGGATCTGAAGGACAATCCAATGAAAGAGGATCTGAAGAAAGTAGCTGGCGACTGTCTCGACGAAGCCCAATGTAAAAAGTGTGCCCAAAGG GTGTTGGACTACATGAAAGGTATCAACTCTGCAGTGGAAAGAGAGAAACAGCGGAAACTTACCATCCAACGCG AACGTGAAGCTGCTGAGAAGGCTTTAGAGGAAGAAGAAATGCAGTTAAAACGTGAACGACGTAAACAAGCTAAGTTGGAACGTCAGCGAATACAGCAGTTAGAACAGCAACAGAATCACCAACAACCGCAAAACACATTTGAGGATGAGGAAGAAGAag tTGAGGAAGTTGAAGCTAATGGGACACATCAAAAGGCACAGACCCGTCAGAAAg GTGGTGGATGTTGTTCCTGGATAATGTGGATGGCAATATTGTCTCTTGTCATTGCTTTATTTATTGGAGCCTTCAATGTTTACCAAAAGGAAATAGAAGCTAACCCTGTGTATAGCCAACATGTGAAGCCTGTTTGGGACAAATATGGAAGCCCACATTGGAACACATATATCATACCGCCTTGGAAAATGTATGGAGACCCAACATGGCAAAAAGTAAAATCATTTTGTGTGGAAAAAATCAAACAGGTGCAGgaatttattaatgaaaaattatCGTCAGAGGAGAAAACAAATAAGAAATCAAAAGCGAAGAAAtctaaagacaaaaataaaagctGA
- the LOC138326691 gene encoding leucine-rich repeat-containing protein 59-like isoform X1 — MPKDNSLRDKLEGNELDLSLNNLSVVPVKELAALPKATRLDLSCNAITSLPDPFCSLAHLVKIDLSKNQLQELPHQFGQLQNLQHLDLLGNQLSVLPISFFQLRKLKWLDLKDNPMKEDLKKVAGDCLDEAQCKKCAQRVLDYMKGINSAVEREKQRKLTIQREREAAEKALEEEEMQLKRERRKQAKLERQRIQQLEQQQNHQQPQNTFEDEEEEVEEVEANGTHQKAQTRQKGGGCCSWIMWMAILSLVIALFIGAFNVYQKEIEANPVYSQHVKPVWDKYGSPHWNTYIIPPWKMYGDPTWQKVKSFCVEKIKQVQEFINEKLSSEEKTNKKSKAKKSKDKNKS; from the exons ATGCCGAAAGACAACAGCCTGCGAGATAAATTGGAGGGAAACGAGTTGGATCTCAGTCTGAACAACTTAAGTGTTGTCCCAGTTAAAGAACTG GCAGCGTTACCGAAAGCAACACGACTAGACCTGTCATGTAATGCCATAACAAGCCTACCT GATCCTTTCTGCAGCCTCGCACATCTTGTGAAGATTGACTTGAGTAAGAACCAGCTCCAGGAACTCCCACATCAATTCGGTCAACTTCAGAATCTTCAGCATCTAGACCTTCTTGGAAACCAGCTCTCGGTCCTCCCCATTAGCTTCTTCCAGCTACGTAAACTAAAATGGCTGGATCTGAAGGACAATCCAATGAAAGAGGATCTGAAGAAAGTAGCTGGCGACTGTCTCGACGAAGCCCAATGTAAAAAGTGTGCCCAAAGG GTGTTGGACTACATGAAAGGTATCAACTCTGCAGTGGAAAGAGAGAAACAGCGGAAACTTACCATCCAACGCG AACGTGAAGCTGCTGAGAAGGCTTTAGAGGAAGAAGAAATGCAGTTAAAACGTGAACGACGTAAACAAGCTAAGTTGGAACGTCAGCGAATACAGCAGTTAGAACAGCAACAGAATCACCAACAACCGCAAAACACATTTGAGGATGAGGAAGAAGAag tTGAGGAAGTTGAAGCTAATGGGACACATCAAAAGGCACAGACCCGTCAGAAAg GTGGTGGATGTTGTTCCTGGATAATGTGGATGGCAATATTGTCTCTTGTCATTGCTTTATTTATTGGAGCCTTCAATGTTTACCAAAAGGAAATAGAAGCTAACCCTGTGTATAGCCAACATGTGAAGCCTGTTTGGGACAAATATGGAAGCCCACATTGGAACACATATATCATACCGCCTTGGAAAATGTATGGAGACCCAACATGGCAAAAAGTAAAATCATTTTGTGTGGAAAAAATCAAACAGGTGCAGgaatttattaatgaaaaattatCGTCAGAGGAGAAAACAAATAAGAAATCAAAAGCGAAGAAAtctaaagacaaaaataaaagctGA
- the LOC138326690 gene encoding uncharacterized protein has protein sequence MSGYSPYLQRSSAKSDKTSPKFRKPTFGSPLYRDTGRIDDIRPRRPSKQNGRLVKNSLHGMEDETNITFPVEQTSLPDIRKEVYYQQSVYGGPDDGFVFQDLAVGATDSYKLLVKNMKRGEKNLIAESPPGKGEITQVRSSPSERQSVRTKSNSPHRKQRLQDSENNARNRDSHYTENRKGHDRFIWTNEDDEQEFQDPDFAGLEGRYGGHPTGPQVYDTVHVDGNTRPPRRKGNVHRTSSFGSSSSKTIHSQQNIRDNSEKGSAVNIQTQTARSSLGYRSSEQKNEKDQSIVSREKRLVDISTNTDNTKERVIVPNTVKKGVSIGIQTELENKFASSVPRENSPMPINDSRHRKLDPWTHPLLNYEYYGSTEVKKSSSVPTVISGYEMAKFNPPNIESSKHHDRMVKRLGLTSNDMVWCIEPSAKGPKRSATYNLGSIMNRHNAHRLGRGKSRTRIVTPWK, from the coding sequence ATGAGTGGATATTCCCCGTATCTCCAACGGTCGTCTGCCAAGAGCGACAAGACGTCACCAAAATTCCGAAAGCCGACTTTCGGAAGTCCTCTATACAGGGACACTGGACGAATAGATGATATTAGACCAAGACGGCCCAGCAAACAAAATGGTCGCCTAGTGAAAAACAGTCTACATGGCATGGAAGATGAGACAAATATAACATTTCCTGTTGAGCAAACGTCACTTCCGGATATTCGAAAGGAGGTTTATTATCAGCAGAGCGTTTACGGAGGCCCGGATGACGGGTTTGTGTTTCAAGACCTTGCAGTTGGTGCAACTGATAGCTACAAACTTTTAGTAAAGAACATGAAACGAGGGGAGAAAAATTTGATTGCCGAAAGTCCACCTGGGAAAGGAGAAATTACACAGGTGCGTTCAAGTCCGAGCGAAAGACAAAGTGTTCGAACCAAAAGCAATAGTCCTCATAGAAAGCAACGCTTGCAGGATTCAGAAAATAATGCGCGTAATCGCGATTCTCATTatactgaaaatagaaaagGACACGATCGTTTCATTTGGACTAATGAGGACGATGAACAAGAATTCCAGGATCCAGATTTCGCAGGATTGGAGGGCCGATATGGCGGACATCCCACCGGACCACAAGTGTATGATACAGTACATGTGGACGGCAACACACGACCACCAAGACGTAAGGGCAACGTTCACAGAACAAGTTCATTTGGAAGCAGTTCAAGTAAAACCATACACAGTCAACAGAATATCCGTGACAATAGTGAAAAAGGTTCCGCTGTCAATATTCAAACACAGACAGCCAGAAGCTCTTTGGGGTATCGTTCGAGTGaacagaaaaatgaaaaagaccAAAGTATTGTGTCTCGTGAAAAACGTCTTGTTGATATTAGCACCAATACAGATAATACCAAAGAACGTGTTATTGTGCCTAATACAGTGAAAAAGGGAGTTTCTATTGGTATTCAAACAgaactggaaaataaatttgcATCAAGTGTTCCAAGGGAGAATTCGCCGATGCCCATAAATGACAGTAGACATAGAAAGCTGGACCCGTGGACGCATCCTTTGTTGAACTATGAGTATTACGGAAGCACCGAAGTGAAAAAATCTTCCTCCGTTCCAACTGTGATATCAGGCTATGAAATGGCCAAGTTTAACCCTCCTAATATTGAGTCCAGCAAACACCACGACCGCATGGTCAAACGCTTGGGCTTGACCAGTAACGATATGGTATGGTGTATCGAACCAAGTGCGAAAGGTCCAAAGAGGAGTGCGACTTATAATTTAGGCTCCATCATGAACAGGCACAATGCACACCGATTAGGTCGAGGGAAATCTCGTACGAGAATTGTAACGCCATGGAAATGA